The proteins below are encoded in one region of Aestuariivirga litoralis:
- a CDS encoding outer membrane protein, giving the protein MKKKYMLGLLLGSTAISGVAMADDWSGFYLGAQGGYLNLPSTTSSASSDAILSGGLLGIDVGFDHQFSNNFVLGAVGDWSFVNATGNGVRHGDNFALTLRNLGRAQLRAGMAVGESNNTLIYLGGGLAVANLERGGDYNGSNTHLGFVVSAGVEHKFTPAVSIKAEASYLGLGNKSYGNNGESVGLGGLMATLGVNFHF; this is encoded by the coding sequence ATGAAAAAGAAATATATGCTTGGCTTGTTGCTCGGCAGCACCGCGATCAGTGGCGTGGCCATGGCAGATGATTGGAGCGGCTTCTACCTTGGTGCCCAAGGTGGATATCTTAATTTGCCCTCGACCACGAGCTCTGCCAGCTCTGATGCAATTTTAAGCGGCGGCCTGCTGGGCATTGATGTCGGCTTTGATCACCAGTTCTCCAATAACTTCGTGTTGGGCGCAGTCGGCGATTGGTCATTTGTAAATGCGACTGGGAACGGCGTAAGGCACGGTGACAATTTTGCGCTGACGCTGCGCAACCTGGGCCGCGCGCAGCTCCGCGCTGGGATGGCGGTGGGTGAATCGAACAATACGCTGATTTATCTGGGTGGCGGTCTCGCCGTAGCGAATCTTGAGCGCGGTGGAGATTATAATGGGTCCAATACCCATCTGGGCTTTGTGGTCAGCGCGGGCGTCGAGCATAAATTTACCCCAGCGGTATCGATCAAGGCTGAAGCCTCGTATCTGGGACTGGGCAACAAGTCATACGGCAACAATGGCGAGAGCGTTGGTCTCGGTGGGCTGATGGCCACCTTGGGTGTCAATTTCCACTTCTGA
- a CDS encoding class I SAM-dependent methyltransferase — protein MSVIGKDLRDPDSFGEDLFAIANRAAELAPIYCQGCASYHWRIPAQRALGVIESLGVDRYKLVSEVREILGPRYLTADEISIVLAGSADTGLLATLAHAVASLSADAVRRTTFLVMDLCATPLHLCMEFAAQQGLVCDVRQGNLLNLSIEQPVDLVVMHGILRFFQLNERTMVVRNATSWLKPQGRIMISNSFEAMSDRESAQKRRDKELTQQRLADAVEQGLLKSPSAMEGFAAEMRHSVKVSMQRDRIFLTLSDLINLAGNAGLIVQNCSFAQISEGDGKLPEKKRIIAVLRPEPTEQVSQKN, from the coding sequence ATGTCTGTGATTGGCAAGGACCTGCGCGATCCCGACTCGTTCGGCGAGGACCTGTTTGCTATTGCAAACCGCGCTGCCGAATTGGCCCCTATCTATTGCCAGGGTTGTGCCAGCTATCACTGGCGCATTCCCGCTCAGCGTGCTCTGGGCGTGATTGAAAGCTTGGGCGTTGACCGGTATAAACTGGTCAGTGAGGTGCGAGAAATCCTCGGCCCTCGATATCTGACGGCTGACGAAATTTCGATTGTTTTGGCTGGCTCGGCAGATACCGGCCTGTTAGCAACATTGGCACATGCGGTTGCATCACTTTCCGCGGATGCGGTGCGGCGCACCACATTCTTAGTCATGGATCTATGCGCCACGCCTTTACATCTGTGCATGGAATTTGCCGCCCAACAAGGCTTGGTCTGTGACGTCAGGCAGGGCAATCTTCTCAATCTTTCGATTGAGCAGCCGGTTGATCTGGTGGTCATGCATGGCATCTTGCGCTTTTTTCAACTCAATGAACGGACCATGGTCGTGCGTAACGCAACCTCTTGGCTGAAGCCCCAGGGCCGTATTATGATTTCGAACTCGTTCGAGGCGATGTCCGACAGGGAAAGCGCGCAAAAAAGACGTGACAAAGAATTGACGCAGCAGCGCCTTGCCGACGCGGTGGAGCAAGGCCTTTTGAAAAGCCCGTCTGCCATGGAAGGCTTTGCCGCGGAGATGAGACACTCGGTCAAAGTTTCGATGCAACGCGACCGGATTTTCCTCACACTATCTGATCTTATAAATCTCGCCGGCAATGCGGGGCTGATCGTACAAAATTGCAGTTTTGCTCAAATTTCTGAGGGCGACGGCAAGCTTCCGGAAAAAAAGAGAATTATCGCAGTATTGAGGCCAGAACCAACGGAGCAGGTATCTCAAAAGAATTAA
- a CDS encoding Bug family tripartite tricarboxylate transporter substrate binding protein, whose product MHLTQLRRWPATFVLLGAFATTAFGTDFAGKTITYVIASKPGGGYDSYGRLIAKYMEKHLPGSTIVVKNVPGAGQLAGAQYIYASQPNGLTIGIFNTSLIYGQIAGLYGDKLDFGKLSWIGKVESESRVVMVRKDSPLKSIDDLHGTVEPLKIAVTGKTGATHFESALLAKILGWNLKPIFGFQGTETDLAVLRGDVDFLVESRSAAQHYVVAGDARFLLEYGGEAKGDVPTLDRKKLAPSDQSAFALVDNQLRYSRATAGPPGMDPEVLATLRQAYDAALADPQLLAEAIQANLPIDPAGGEEVQKGISSVLVQAPELVELVKTILKPE is encoded by the coding sequence ATGCATTTGACACAGCTCAGGCGATGGCCCGCCACATTCGTTCTTCTTGGGGCCTTTGCCACCACGGCCTTTGGTACCGACTTTGCGGGCAAGACCATTACCTATGTGATCGCATCCAAGCCTGGCGGCGGCTATGATTCCTATGGGCGGCTGATTGCGAAATATATGGAAAAGCACCTGCCGGGTTCCACGATCGTGGTGAAGAATGTGCCGGGGGCCGGCCAGTTGGCGGGCGCGCAATATATATACGCCTCGCAACCGAATGGACTGACAATTGGCATTTTCAATACGAGCCTTATCTACGGTCAGATCGCCGGGCTTTATGGTGACAAGCTCGACTTTGGAAAACTGAGTTGGATAGGCAAGGTCGAGTCGGAATCGCGGGTGGTGATGGTGCGAAAAGACTCACCATTGAAAAGCATCGACGACTTGCATGGCACCGTTGAGCCTTTGAAGATTGCTGTTACCGGGAAAACCGGGGCAACCCATTTTGAATCGGCGCTTCTTGCGAAAATTCTCGGCTGGAACCTGAAACCCATCTTTGGGTTCCAAGGCACTGAAACCGATTTGGCAGTGTTGCGCGGTGACGTGGACTTTTTGGTGGAGTCGCGGAGTGCCGCCCAGCACTATGTGGTTGCGGGTGATGCACGCTTCCTGCTGGAATATGGCGGCGAGGCCAAAGGTGATGTTCCCACGCTTGACCGGAAGAAGCTTGCGCCTTCCGACCAGTCCGCCTTTGCTCTTGTTGATAACCAACTCCGCTACTCGCGCGCCACGGCGGGTCCGCCGGGCATGGACCCTGAAGTGCTCGCAACACTCCGTCAGGCATATGACGCTGCCCTTGCTGATCCCCAACTGCTTGCCGAAGCCATTCAGGCCAATCTGCCAATTGACCCAGCTGGCGGAGAAGAGGTGCAGAAAGGGATTTCTTCTGTGTTGGTTCAGGCTCCCGAACTGGTAGAGCTGGTCAAGACTATCCTCAAGCCGGAGTGA
- a CDS encoding tripartite tricarboxylate transporter permease, with protein MISILQLATLFGPVESLFTLKMAWLLLLGTGIGLFFGVLPGLGGKLGLVFLIPFTFGMEPLQGAVFLLAMHAVVHTSGGFPSILFGVPGTGPDAATIVDGFPLAMKGEAGRALGATLMASAVGGVIGALYLSTLIPFGRPLILAFGPGEFFMFSIFGITFIASLSGRSFAKGAVVGLFGLLLSTVRLDPLTAEERFTFGQLFLWDGIDSVTAVMAIFAVPEFLFFSRRDGDTERKGIVAPDFAGLLQGCRDVFVHWGLTIRTSILGAFIGTIPGLGGDVATWICYGHAAHTSKTPELFGKGAIEGVIAPETANNSKEGGALLPTLLFGLPGSASMAILSGGLVALGLTPGPAILADGGKVIWVLVWTLALSNILAALVMLALAPLFGRLASLRSELLLPSIAVLSIAGSYLAGGAWQNLILFIVLGGVGVVLKLADWPRAPFAVGIVLGPIAETSLHQALSIWGPSFLLRPWTFMLLVLTCGAVASSLYRRRREMRVDA; from the coding sequence GTGATTTCGATTCTCCAACTCGCTACGCTTTTCGGACCGGTCGAAAGCCTCTTTACACTGAAGATGGCTTGGTTGCTGCTGCTGGGCACAGGGATAGGCCTGTTTTTCGGCGTGCTGCCAGGGCTGGGCGGCAAACTGGGGTTGGTGTTTCTCATCCCTTTCACTTTCGGCATGGAGCCGTTGCAAGGGGCGGTGTTCCTGCTGGCCATGCATGCGGTGGTGCATACATCGGGAGGCTTTCCAAGCATCCTCTTTGGAGTGCCCGGCACCGGGCCTGATGCGGCCACCATCGTCGATGGGTTCCCTTTAGCGATGAAAGGCGAGGCGGGTCGTGCGCTTGGCGCGACATTGATGGCCTCAGCCGTGGGTGGCGTGATTGGAGCCCTCTATCTCAGTACGCTCATTCCCTTTGGACGCCCGCTGATCTTGGCCTTCGGACCGGGCGAATTTTTCATGTTTTCGATTTTCGGCATCACCTTCATTGCCTCGCTCAGCGGTAGGAGTTTTGCAAAGGGTGCGGTGGTAGGCCTGTTTGGTCTGCTCCTCTCCACCGTGCGGCTGGACCCGCTGACAGCAGAAGAGCGTTTCACCTTCGGGCAGCTTTTTCTGTGGGACGGAATCGACTCGGTGACGGCGGTTATGGCCATTTTCGCAGTGCCTGAATTCCTGTTCTTCAGCCGGCGTGACGGTGACACAGAACGCAAAGGCATCGTGGCGCCTGACTTCGCAGGATTGCTGCAGGGCTGCAGAGACGTTTTCGTGCATTGGGGTCTGACCATCCGCACATCGATACTCGGTGCCTTCATCGGGACGATACCGGGCCTTGGCGGCGATGTGGCCACCTGGATTTGCTATGGCCATGCCGCTCATACTTCGAAGACACCGGAGCTTTTCGGCAAAGGCGCCATAGAGGGCGTGATTGCACCGGAGACCGCCAACAACTCGAAGGAGGGTGGCGCCTTGCTCCCCACCCTGTTGTTCGGTCTGCCCGGCAGCGCCAGCATGGCGATATTAAGCGGAGGCCTCGTCGCACTTGGCCTTACACCCGGACCTGCCATTCTGGCCGATGGCGGCAAGGTCATCTGGGTATTGGTTTGGACGCTGGCCCTTTCCAATATTCTGGCAGCCTTGGTGATGCTAGCGCTGGCGCCACTTTTCGGGCGGCTGGCGTCCTTGCGTTCCGAACTGCTGTTGCCCAGCATCGCCGTGCTGTCCATTGCGGGCAGCTACCTTGCGGGTGGGGCATGGCAGAACCTGATCCTCTTCATCGTTCTGGGCGGCGTAGGCGTGGTGCTCAAGCTGGCAGACTGGCCTCGCGCACCCTTCGCGGTGGGCATCGTGTTGGGGCCGATTGCAGAAACATCGCTGCATCAGGCGCTTTCGATTTGGGGTCCTAGCTTCCTGTTGCGGCCCTGGACCTTTATGCTTCTGGTTTTGACATGTGGTGCCGTGGCGTCATCCCTCTATCGCCGCCGTCGTGAGATGCGGGTGGACGCATGA
- a CDS encoding tripartite tricarboxylate transporter TctB family protein, whose product MSSKAHIGASATMVAIFAAFVTYAAAKFGPEARLMPLLVGIPGLALSILQLRSDVKQRATGTQEKPLLDPMQWRIAIWLVSCVVAIILFGFDVATVLMVAVYHRFVQREKLITLLVSAAAAYVTVSIILDRLFGAQLYEGMLTPAFIAWIRSF is encoded by the coding sequence ATGAGTAGCAAAGCACATATTGGCGCAAGTGCCACCATGGTCGCGATTTTTGCTGCCTTTGTGACCTATGCAGCAGCCAAGTTTGGTCCGGAGGCCAGGCTCATGCCGCTGTTGGTCGGCATTCCCGGCCTGGCGCTTTCGATTTTGCAGCTACGGTCAGATGTGAAGCAACGCGCAACCGGGACACAGGAAAAGCCGCTGCTGGACCCGATGCAGTGGCGCATCGCGATCTGGCTGGTGAGTTGTGTTGTGGCGATCATCCTGTTTGGATTTGATGTGGCGACTGTGCTGATGGTTGCAGTCTATCACCGCTTCGTTCAGCGGGAAAAATTGATCACCCTGCTGGTTTCAGCCGCTGCGGCGTATGTAACGGTCAGCATCATTCTGGACCGGCTGTTCGGTGCGCAGCTCTATGAGGGTATGCTCACGCCCGCTTTCATTGCCTGGATCCGGAGTTTCTGA
- a CDS encoding ATP-grasp domain-containing protein, which translates to MIIECANIVPWDFDTVPTRADISMTHSLMIALENSGCHRDVERLLPGFLSQIDVNENEDIELSLMRGAGAYLKRDAEASGRVAERLASQAPVYVTARGDSQSYVVAVLNAPPSTVTKAQSLAEFHFHENTPASLFKQMSGDLRLISYFPAAAGGASFVPTPDIVINNWATAEILATPGTLAKVQAALDWTGAPVLNAPFQVLQTTRQRNAEVLQGTDGVVVPKILRFQNHHGERIAVALLLEREIGFPLIIRDPFQQMGRGVFKIDTVDDLLALLPSLGNSEFYAIAFIDNPLKPGLYRKYRAAVIGSQIFISHVRFNNSWSVHRIRDEAQQGQIDTAVSNMAQAESLMHHLETPENKRVWQRLQNLCRKIPLDFFGVDFDVMPDGRLLFFEANAAMNLSFSVNDKSKAVMRGGMQAAMLDLIKRKIGT; encoded by the coding sequence ATGATCATTGAATGTGCGAACATCGTGCCGTGGGATTTTGACACTGTGCCCACACGTGCCGATATCTCGATGACCCACTCGTTGATGATCGCCTTGGAAAATTCAGGATGCCACCGGGATGTGGAACGGTTGCTGCCTGGTTTCCTGAGCCAGATTGATGTGAACGAGAACGAAGATATTGAACTCTCACTTATGCGCGGCGCTGGAGCTTATTTGAAAAGAGACGCGGAGGCTTCCGGACGCGTTGCCGAAAGGTTGGCATCACAGGCACCGGTTTATGTGACTGCGCGTGGTGATAGTCAGAGCTATGTCGTGGCGGTTCTCAATGCGCCACCTTCCACGGTGACCAAGGCGCAGTCGCTCGCTGAGTTTCATTTCCATGAGAACACCCCTGCCAGCCTGTTCAAGCAGATGTCCGGTGATCTGCGGCTCATCTCATATTTTCCGGCCGCTGCGGGCGGCGCGTCGTTCGTGCCCACGCCCGACATCGTTATCAACAATTGGGCCACGGCCGAAATTCTGGCTACGCCTGGCACGTTGGCTAAAGTACAGGCCGCGCTGGATTGGACGGGAGCTCCGGTACTGAATGCGCCATTCCAGGTCCTGCAGACCACGCGGCAACGCAATGCTGAGGTTTTGCAGGGAACCGATGGGGTTGTTGTACCGAAAATCCTGCGGTTTCAGAACCATCATGGCGAGAGAATCGCCGTTGCCTTGCTTTTGGAACGGGAAATCGGATTTCCCCTGATCATCCGGGATCCCTTTCAGCAAATGGGCCGCGGTGTTTTCAAGATCGACACGGTTGATGATTTGCTGGCGCTGCTACCTTCATTGGGCAACTCTGAATTTTACGCCATTGCCTTCATTGACAACCCACTGAAGCCGGGCCTGTACCGGAAATACAGGGCAGCGGTGATTGGTTCGCAGATTTTCATTTCCCATGTCCGTTTCAACAACAGCTGGAGCGTGCACCGTATCAGGGACGAGGCGCAGCAGGGCCAGATTGACACCGCGGTCAGCAACATGGCGCAGGCCGAAAGCCTCATGCATCACTTGGAAACGCCTGAAAACAAGCGTGTCTGGCAGCGGCTGCAAAACCTTTGCCGGAAAATTCCGCTGGATTTCTTCGGCGTCGATTTCGACGTTATGCCGGATGGCCGCCTGCTATTCTTCGAAGCCAATGCCGCGATGAATCTAAGTTTCAGTGTAAATGACAAGAGTAAGGCGGTAATGCGTGGCGGGATGCAGGCGGCGATGCTTGATCTCATCAAGCGCAAAATTGGAACCTAG
- a CDS encoding thiol-disulfide oxidoreductase DCC family protein, translated as MKQAPTTAVLYNARCPVCNFEIGHYAQYAGDNSLPIRFDDLNSEALAQWGLDADTAARRLYVLHQGTLTSGIPAFLVLWAQMPKYKWLVRIVDVPGVKQVASVVYDFVLAPVIYRWHLRRLRKKAMAAPPAAPGQP; from the coding sequence ATGAAGCAAGCACCCACAACGGCAGTTCTGTATAATGCCAGATGCCCAGTCTGCAATTTCGAGATTGGTCACTATGCGCAATATGCGGGTGATAACAGCCTGCCCATTCGGTTCGACGATCTAAATTCGGAGGCACTTGCCCAATGGGGACTTGATGCAGATACTGCCGCCAGGCGGCTTTATGTCCTGCATCAGGGTACGCTGACCTCAGGCATTCCGGCATTTCTAGTACTTTGGGCGCAAATGCCCAAATACAAGTGGCTGGTCCGGATTGTGGATGTGCCGGGCGTAAAACAGGTTGCTTCGGTGGTGTATGACTTTGTTTTGGCTCCTGTCATTTACCGCTGGCACTTGCGCCGCCTTCGTAAGAAGGCCATGGCCGCGCCGCCAGCGGCGCCTGGACAACCATAA
- a CDS encoding heme-binding protein has translation MFPWTNDFGRPRHAARESGASERVAMIRFSGMASQASLTVYTDELHKFITNKKLNVLSPPSYAFYNPPWTLSFFRRNEVMIEVTSQ, from the coding sequence ATTTTCCCATGGACGAATGACTTCGGTCGCCCCCGTCACGCAGCAAGGGAATCGGGAGCAAGCGAGCGCGTTGCGATGATCCGCTTCTCCGGGATGGCTAGCCAAGCGAGTCTCACGGTTTACACCGACGAATTACACAAATTCATCACCAACAAGAAACTGAATGTTCTGTCGCCGCCCAGTTACGCCTTCTACAATCCGCCTTGGACGCTGTCATTCTTTCGCCGCAACGAGGTCATGATCGAAGTCACGTCGCAATAG
- a CDS encoding helix-turn-helix domain-containing protein: MNNPPANSGLPGLILPYGQTSGEEAFQQWSETVATVYDLDVARDEIADFRFGFSAWHFGSLVLGVSETDNIEFWRSPQTIARSGIDHYLVQVYEEGSFHSSVEGKDMVVDTGDVWIVDLSRPVKNDQVSFRSTNLAIPRSVLAPLLTDPDSLHGLKLSKDSPTGGLLSRYLTDLSKKAQMMTPDEAASVAQSTVHLIAGCAGPSIDAAELGRDGLSAALLSRIKTGIDSELANPELGADYLCGKFGVSRATLYRLFSSHDGVNTYIRQRRLARCFQELSTPQAVPRRVSEIAEKWGFANEGSFSRTFKQTFGISPSDARDAARRYSSIKTDALGVDSELSQWLKHLMKV; encoded by the coding sequence GTGAATAACCCGCCTGCAAATTCAGGACTGCCCGGACTGATTCTGCCATACGGACAAACGTCTGGCGAGGAGGCGTTTCAGCAATGGTCTGAAACCGTAGCCACGGTCTATGACCTTGATGTTGCGCGCGATGAGATTGCAGACTTTCGCTTTGGCTTTTCCGCCTGGCATTTTGGCTCGCTGGTTCTCGGCGTCAGCGAAACCGACAATATCGAATTTTGGCGTTCACCGCAAACCATTGCCCGCAGCGGCATCGATCATTACCTGGTGCAAGTATATGAAGAAGGCAGCTTTCACAGCAGCGTTGAAGGCAAGGACATGGTGGTGGACACAGGTGACGTGTGGATTGTTGATCTCTCGCGCCCAGTTAAAAACGATCAGGTCTCCTTTCGCAGCACCAACCTGGCCATTCCGCGCAGCGTGCTCGCACCCCTGTTGACGGACCCCGATTCACTGCATGGGTTGAAACTCTCGAAAGACAGCCCGACGGGCGGCTTGCTCAGCCGCTATCTCACCGATCTTTCCAAGAAGGCCCAGATGATGACGCCTGACGAGGCTGCATCTGTGGCTCAGTCAACAGTTCATTTGATTGCCGGATGCGCCGGGCCTTCGATTGATGCCGCGGAACTGGGGCGTGATGGCCTGAGCGCCGCCTTGCTCAGCCGGATCAAAACCGGGATCGACAGTGAACTTGCAAACCCTGAACTGGGCGCTGACTATCTGTGCGGCAAGTTCGGCGTTTCGCGCGCTACGCTTTACCGCCTGTTCAGCTCCCATGACGGTGTCAACACCTATATCCGCCAGCGCCGCCTGGCGCGTTGCTTCCAGGAACTTTCAACCCCCCAAGCCGTGCCAAGGCGCGTCTCCGAAATCGCGGAGAAATGGGGTTTTGCCAATGAAGGCTCATTCAGCCGGACTTTCAAACAGACATTCGGCATTTCGCCATCCGATGCGCGCGACGCCGCCCGCCGCTATTCCTCCATCAAAACCGACGCCTTGGGCGTCGACAGCGAATTGAGCCAATGGCTGAAGCACCTGATGAAGGTATAA